A portion of the Pseudomonas protegens CHA0 genome contains these proteins:
- a CDS encoding ABC transporter permease has protein sequence MFPESFTFSIADWVNGWVDALVTHYGDVFRHISDTLLWAIVNLEGLLRMAPWWLMLAIVGGIAWHATRKLLTTAVIVGLLFLVGAVGLWDKLMQTLALMLVATLISVLIGIPLGILSARSNRLRSVLMPLLDIMQTMPSFVYLIPVLMLFGLGKVPAIFATVIYAAPPLIRLTDLGIRQVDGEVMEAINAFGANRWQQLFGVQLPLALPSIMAGINQTTMMALSMVVIASMIGARGLGEDVLVGIQTLNVGRGLEAGLAIVILAVVIDRITQAYGRPRHEVSK, from the coding sequence ATGTTTCCAGAAAGCTTCACGTTTTCCATCGCCGATTGGGTCAACGGCTGGGTCGACGCCCTGGTGACCCATTATGGCGATGTGTTCCGGCACATTTCCGACACCCTGCTGTGGGCCATCGTCAACCTCGAAGGCCTGCTGCGCATGGCGCCCTGGTGGCTGATGCTGGCGATTGTCGGCGGTATCGCCTGGCACGCCACCCGCAAGCTGCTGACCACCGCGGTGATCGTCGGCCTGCTGTTCCTGGTGGGCGCGGTGGGTCTGTGGGACAAGCTGATGCAGACCCTGGCGCTGATGCTGGTGGCCACCCTGATCTCGGTGCTGATCGGCATCCCCCTGGGGATCCTCTCGGCCCGCAGCAACCGCCTGCGCTCAGTGCTGATGCCGCTCTTGGACATCATGCAGACCATGCCCAGCTTCGTGTACCTGATCCCGGTGCTGATGCTGTTCGGCCTGGGCAAGGTGCCGGCGATCTTCGCTACGGTGATCTACGCCGCGCCGCCCTTGATCCGCCTCACCGACCTGGGGATCCGCCAGGTGGACGGCGAGGTGATGGAGGCGATCAACGCCTTCGGCGCCAACCGCTGGCAGCAGCTGTTCGGTGTGCAACTGCCCCTGGCCCTGCCGAGCATCATGGCCGGGATCAACCAGACCACGATGATGGCCCTGTCGATGGTGGTGATCGCCTCGATGATCGGTGCCCGTGGCCTGGGCGAGGATGTGCTGGTGGGGATCCAGACCCTCAACGTCGGGCGCGGCCTGGAAGCGGGGCTGGCGATCGTGATTCTGGCGGTGGTGATCGACCGCATTACCCAGGCCTACGGTCGTCCGCGCCATGAGGTGAGCAAATGA
- a CDS encoding quaternary amine ABC transporter ATP-binding protein yields the protein MSSAAISKIEVRNVFKIFGSRPADALAMIRQGKGKDQVLAETGCVVGVNDLSLSIGTGEIFVIMGLSGSGKSTLVRHFNRLIDPTSGAILVDGEDILQYDMEALRQFRRHKISMVFQSFGLLPHRNVQDNVAYGLKVRGESKALCAERALHWINTVGLKGYENKYPHQLSGGMRQRVGLARALAADTDIILMDEAFSALDPLIRAEMQDQLLELQKTLHKTIVFITHDLDEAVRIGNRIAILKDGRLIQVGTPREILHSPADEYVDRFVQRRAATV from the coding sequence ATGAGCAGCGCTGCCATCAGCAAGATCGAAGTGAGGAACGTCTTCAAGATTTTCGGCAGTCGCCCTGCCGATGCCCTGGCGATGATCCGCCAAGGCAAGGGCAAGGACCAGGTGCTGGCCGAGACCGGCTGTGTGGTCGGGGTCAACGACCTGTCCCTGAGCATCGGCACCGGCGAGATCTTCGTCATCATGGGCCTGTCCGGCTCTGGCAAGTCGACCCTGGTGCGCCACTTCAACCGCCTGATCGACCCCACCAGCGGCGCGATCCTGGTGGACGGCGAGGACATCCTGCAATACGACATGGAGGCCCTGCGCCAGTTTCGCCGGCACAAGATCAGCATGGTGTTCCAGAGCTTCGGCCTGCTGCCCCACCGCAATGTGCAGGACAATGTTGCCTACGGCCTCAAGGTGCGCGGCGAGAGCAAGGCACTGTGTGCCGAGCGTGCCTTGCACTGGATCAACACCGTGGGCCTCAAGGGCTACGAGAACAAGTACCCGCACCAGCTGTCCGGCGGCATGCGCCAGCGGGTCGGCCTGGCCCGGGCCCTGGCGGCGGACACCGACATCATTCTCATGGACGAGGCCTTCAGCGCCCTCGACCCGCTGATCCGCGCAGAAATGCAGGACCAGTTGCTGGAGCTGCAGAAGACGCTGCACAAGACCATCGTCTTCATCACCCATGACCTGGACGAGGCCGTGCGCATCGGCAACCGCATCGCGATCCTCAAGGACGGCCGCCTGATCCAGGTGGGCACGCCCAGGGAGATCCTGCATTCACCGGCGGATGAGTACGTCGACCGTTTCGTCCAGCGTCGTGCCGCGACGGTGTAG
- a CDS encoding HAL/PAL/TAL family ammonia-lyase, translated as MFQAEKIVVADAPLGWQDVVAVARHGAELELSEQAWARIDNAQAIVRKVVDSGERAYGISTGLGALCNVLLAGEQLSQLSRNTLLSHACGVGPVLADEQTRAIICAAIINYSHGKSGIHRQVVQALLALLNRGITPQVPSQGSVGYLTHMAHIGVALLGVGQVSYRGHIVSAEQALAEEGLQAVQLGAKDGLCLVNGTPCMTGLGCLALADASRLLQWADVIGAMSFEALRGQIAAFDAEIIALKAHPGMQVVGSNLRALLDRSEVIASSKGIRTQDALSIRSIPQVHGAARDQLAHAARQVETELNAATDNPLLLGTPDNYRVVSQANPHGQSVALAADVLAIAMAEIGSIAERRLDRLINPHVSGLPAFLVAEPGVNSGMMIVQYVAASLCAQNRQLAQPAVLDNFVTSGLQEDHLSLGTNAALKLLQVLENCTQILAIEYLLAAQAFEFLKEQRFGTGTGIAWCLLRERVPAYDQDRWLAPDIASVAALLKDPRLLNKRFSKVQ; from the coding sequence ATGTTCCAGGCTGAAAAGATCGTAGTCGCCGACGCCCCCCTGGGTTGGCAGGATGTTGTCGCCGTCGCCCGCCACGGTGCTGAGCTCGAACTCTCGGAGCAGGCCTGGGCGCGGATCGACAATGCCCAGGCCATCGTGCGCAAAGTGGTGGACAGCGGCGAGCGCGCCTATGGCATCAGCACCGGCCTTGGGGCCTTGTGCAATGTGTTGCTGGCCGGCGAGCAGCTCAGCCAGCTGTCGCGCAATACCCTGCTCAGCCATGCCTGCGGAGTTGGCCCGGTGCTGGCCGACGAACAGACCCGGGCGATCATCTGTGCGGCCATCATCAACTACAGCCACGGCAAGTCCGGGATCCACCGGCAGGTGGTCCAGGCGCTGCTGGCGCTGCTCAATCGCGGGATCACCCCGCAGGTGCCGTCGCAGGGTTCGGTGGGCTACCTGACCCACATGGCCCATATCGGCGTGGCGCTGCTCGGCGTCGGTCAGGTCAGCTATCGCGGGCACATCGTCAGCGCCGAGCAGGCCCTGGCCGAGGAAGGGCTGCAAGCGGTGCAACTGGGGGCCAAGGATGGTCTGTGCCTGGTCAACGGCACGCCGTGCATGACCGGCCTCGGTTGCCTGGCCCTGGCCGATGCCAGCCGCCTGTTGCAGTGGGCCGACGTGATCGGCGCCATGAGCTTCGAGGCCCTGCGCGGCCAGATCGCCGCCTTTGATGCCGAGATCATCGCCCTCAAGGCGCACCCCGGCATGCAGGTGGTGGGCAGCAACCTGCGGGCCTTGCTCGACCGCAGCGAGGTGATCGCTTCCAGCAAGGGCATCCGTACCCAGGACGCCCTGAGCATCCGCTCGATTCCCCAGGTGCACGGTGCTGCCCGGGATCAACTGGCCCATGCGGCCAGGCAGGTGGAAACCGAGCTCAATGCCGCCACCGACAATCCGTTGCTGCTGGGCACCCCGGACAACTATCGGGTGGTGTCCCAGGCCAACCCCCACGGCCAATCGGTGGCCCTGGCGGCGGACGTGCTGGCGATTGCCATGGCCGAGATCGGCTCCATCGCCGAGCGCCGCCTGGACCGCCTGATCAACCCCCATGTCAGTGGCCTGCCGGCGTTCCTGGTGGCCGAGCCCGGGGTCAACTCCGGGATGATGATCGTGCAGTACGTGGCGGCCTCGCTGTGCGCGCAGAACCGCCAGCTGGCACAGCCGGCGGTGCTCGACAACTTCGTCACCTCGGGCCTGCAGGAAGACCACCTGAGCCTGGGCACCAACGCCGCCCTGAAGCTGCTGCAGGTGCTGGAAAACTGCACCCAGATCCTCGCCATCGAGTACCTGCTGGCGGCCCAGGCATTCGAATTTCTCAAGGAGCAGCGCTTCGGCACCGGCACCGGCATTGCCTGGTGCCTGCTGCGCGAGCGGGTTCCGGCCTACGACCAGGACCGCTGGCTGGCCCCGGATATCGCCAGCGTGGCGGCCTTGCTCAAGGACCCGCGATTGCTCAACAAACGCTTTTCCAAGGTGCAATAA
- the hutH gene encoding histidine ammonia-lyase, with the protein MNVTALNLIPGQLTLAQLRTIYQQPLTLTLDGSASAQIDASVACVEQILAENRTAYGINTGFGLLASTRIASADLENLQRSLVLSHAAGVGEPISDDLVRLIMVLKVNSLSRGFSGIRRQVIDALIALINAEVYPHIPLKGSVGASGDLAPLAHMSLVLLGEGKARYKGQWLEATAALEVAGLKPLTLAAKEGLALLNGTQVSTAYALRGLFEGEDLFAGALVCGGLTVEAVLGSRSPFDPRIHAARGQRGQIDTAAAYRALLGDSTEVSASHKNCDKVQDPYSLRCQPQVMGACLTQLRQAAEVLVVEANAVSDNPLVFAAEGDVISGGNFHAEPVAMAADNMALAIAEIASLSERRISLMMDKHMSQLPPFLVANGGVNSGFMIAQVTAAALASENKALAHPHSVDSIPTSANQEDHVSMAPAAGKRLWEMAENTRGVLAVEWLAACQGLDLREGLKTSPTLEKARATLREKVAYYEKDRFFAPDINAASELLASRCLNGLLPARLLPSL; encoded by the coding sequence ATGAATGTGACTGCGCTAAACCTGATTCCCGGCCAACTGACCCTGGCCCAACTGCGGACCATCTATCAGCAGCCGCTGACCCTGACCCTGGATGGCAGCGCCTCGGCGCAGATCGACGCCAGCGTCGCCTGTGTCGAGCAGATCCTCGCCGAGAATCGTACTGCCTATGGCATCAACACCGGTTTTGGCCTGCTGGCCTCGACCCGCATTGCCAGCGCCGACCTGGAAAACCTTCAGCGCTCGCTGGTGCTGTCCCACGCCGCCGGTGTTGGCGAGCCTATCAGCGATGACCTGGTACGCCTGATCATGGTGCTCAAGGTCAACAGCCTGAGCCGTGGCTTCTCCGGGATCCGCCGCCAGGTGATCGACGCCTTGATCGCCCTGATCAACGCCGAGGTCTACCCGCACATCCCGCTCAAGGGCTCGGTGGGTGCTTCCGGCGACCTGGCGCCTTTGGCCCACATGTCCCTGGTGCTGCTGGGCGAGGGCAAGGCGCGCTACAAGGGGCAGTGGCTGGAAGCGACAGCGGCCCTGGAAGTGGCCGGCCTCAAGCCGTTGACCCTGGCCGCCAAGGAAGGCCTGGCGCTGCTCAACGGCACCCAGGTTTCCACCGCATACGCCTTGCGCGGTCTGTTCGAGGGCGAAGACCTGTTCGCCGGCGCCCTGGTGTGCGGCGGCCTGACCGTGGAAGCGGTGCTGGGTTCGCGCTCGCCATTCGACCCGCGGATTCACGCCGCTCGTGGTCAGCGCGGGCAGATCGATACCGCCGCGGCCTATCGCGCGTTGCTGGGGGACAGCACCGAGGTATCCGCGTCGCACAAGAACTGCGACAAGGTCCAGGACCCGTATTCCCTGCGTTGCCAGCCACAAGTGATGGGCGCCTGCCTGACCCAGTTGCGCCAGGCTGCCGAAGTGCTGGTGGTGGAAGCCAACGCCGTGTCGGACAACCCGCTGGTGTTCGCCGCCGAAGGTGACGTGATTTCCGGTGGCAACTTCCACGCCGAGCCGGTGGCCATGGCCGCCGACAACATGGCCCTGGCCATCGCCGAGATCGCCTCTCTGAGCGAACGGCGGATCTCGCTGATGATGGACAAGCACATGTCCCAACTGCCGCCGTTCCTGGTGGCCAATGGCGGGGTCAACTCCGGCTTCATGATCGCCCAGGTCACCGCCGCGGCCCTGGCCAGCGAGAACAAAGCCCTGGCCCACCCGCACTCGGTGGACAGCATCCCTACCTCTGCCAACCAGGAAGACCACGTCTCCATGGCCCCGGCCGCCGGCAAGCGCTTGTGGGAAATGGCCGAGAACACCCGTGGTGTCCTGGCTGTGGAATGGCTGGCGGCCTGCCAGGGGCTGGACCTGCGCGAAGGCCTGAAAACCTCGCCGACCCTGGAAAAGGCCCGTGCCACCTTGCGCGAGAAAGTGGCGTACTACGAGAAGGACCGCTTCTTTGCACCGGACATCAACGCCGCCAGTGAGTTGCTGGCTTCGCGTTGCCTGAACGGGCTGCTGCCAGCCCGGTTGTTGCCGAGCCTGTAA
- a CDS encoding amino acid permease yields MQSQDSGLRRGLTARHIRFMALGSAIGTGLFYGSASAIQMAGPAVLLAYLIGGAAVFMVMRALGEMAVHNPVSGSFGHYASQYLGPLPGFILGWTYAFEMLIVCLADVTAFGIYMGFWFPEVARWIWVLGIVLFIGGLNLCNVKVFGEMEFWLSLLKVGAIVAMILGGLGIMLFGISSAAQDQATGAANLWAHGGFMPNGISGVIASFAVVMFAFGGIEIIGVTAGEAQDPKRVIPKAINAVPLRILLFYVLTLFVLMSIFPWPQIGTQGSPFVQIFDSLGISSAATILNIVVISAAVSAINSDIFGAGRMMYGLARQGQAPKGFAQVSKHGVPWMTVVVMAVTLLIGVVLNYLIPENIFLLIASLATFATVWVWLMILLTHVAMRRSMTAEQVAQLQFKVPFWPWAPAAAIAFMLFIFGVLGYFPKTQGALIVGVVWIALLIVAYMLWVKPMAGQAQAIMSDAPLPTDH; encoded by the coding sequence ATGCAATCGCAAGACAGTGGACTACGCCGAGGGCTGACAGCCCGCCATATACGCTTCATGGCCTTGGGGTCGGCCATCGGTACAGGATTGTTCTACGGTTCGGCCTCGGCCATCCAGATGGCCGGGCCCGCCGTGTTGCTGGCCTACCTGATCGGTGGCGCGGCGGTTTTCATGGTGATGCGCGCCCTCGGGGAGATGGCCGTGCACAACCCGGTGTCCGGTTCGTTCGGGCATTACGCCAGCCAGTACCTGGGGCCGTTGCCGGGCTTCATCCTGGGGTGGACCTACGCCTTCGAGATGTTGATCGTGTGCCTGGCGGACGTGACTGCCTTTGGCATCTACATGGGCTTCTGGTTTCCCGAAGTGGCGCGCTGGATCTGGGTGCTGGGCATCGTGCTGTTCATCGGTGGCCTGAACCTGTGCAACGTCAAGGTGTTCGGCGAGATGGAGTTCTGGCTGTCGCTGCTCAAGGTCGGGGCGATCGTCGCGATGATCCTGGGGGGCTTGGGCATCATGCTCTTCGGTATCAGCAGCGCCGCGCAGGACCAGGCCACTGGCGCCGCCAACCTCTGGGCCCACGGAGGCTTCATGCCCAATGGCATCAGTGGGGTGATCGCCTCGTTTGCCGTGGTGATGTTTGCCTTTGGCGGCATCGAGATCATCGGGGTCACTGCGGGCGAGGCCCAGGACCCGAAGCGGGTCATTCCCAAGGCGATCAATGCCGTGCCGCTGCGTATCCTGCTGTTCTACGTGCTGACCCTGTTCGTGCTGATGTCGATTTTCCCCTGGCCGCAGATCGGTACCCAGGGCAGCCCGTTCGTGCAGATCTTTGACAGCCTGGGCATCAGCTCGGCCGCCACTATCCTCAATATCGTGGTGATTTCGGCGGCGGTATCGGCCATCAACAGCGACATCTTCGGCGCCGGCCGGATGATGTATGGCCTGGCCCGGCAAGGGCAGGCGCCCAAGGGCTTTGCCCAGGTGTCCAAGCACGGGGTGCCGTGGATGACCGTGGTGGTGATGGCCGTGACTCTGTTGATCGGGGTGGTGCTGAACTACCTGATCCCGGAAAACATCTTCCTGCTGATCGCTTCCCTGGCCACGTTCGCCACGGTCTGGGTGTGGCTGATGATTCTCCTGACTCACGTGGCCATGCGCCGTTCGATGACCGCCGAGCAGGTGGCCCAGTTGCAGTTCAAGGTGCCATTCTGGCCTTGGGCCCCGGCGGCGGCCATTGCCTTCATGCTGTTCATCTTCGGCGTGCTGGGCTATTTCCCGAAAACCCAGGGAGCGCTGATCGTCGGCGTAGTGTGGATCGCTCTACTGATCGTGGCCTATATGCTGTGGGTCAAGCCCATGGCGGGGCAGGCCCAGGCGATCATGAGCGACGCTCCTTTACCTACTGACCATTAA